A stretch of the Desulfobacter sp. genome encodes the following:
- a CDS encoding chemotaxis response regulator protein-glutamate methylesterase has translation MNPISVLIVDDSAIVRKLLSRELSAKPGIHVIGTAPDPYVARGKILRLKPDVVTLDIEMDRMDGISFLKKLMQFHPLPVIVISSLADKGSRTAMDAFAAGAVNVISKPGSAYSVGEMSTDLARKIKAAARAKIKPISPVKQVGSRWNRSLSATSSKLIAIGASTGGTEAILKVLTRFPATAPGVLVVQHMPAQFTASYARRLDKLCKIRVKEARDGDTVFNGQALIAPGNFHMLLRRSGSRYYVRIKDGPMVHHQRPAVDVLFLSVARYAGANALGVILTGMGSDGAAGMSAMKAAGSFNIAQNENSSVVYGMPKEAIKTGAVDLSLDIDAIAGSVLDHI, from the coding sequence TTGAACCCGATTTCAGTATTGATAGTTGATGATTCTGCCATTGTCAGAAAACTGCTTTCCAGAGAACTTTCTGCCAAGCCCGGGATCCATGTGATTGGTACGGCTCCGGACCCCTACGTGGCCCGGGGCAAAATTCTCAGGCTCAAGCCGGATGTGGTGACCCTGGACATTGAAATGGACCGGATGGACGGGATCTCCTTTTTAAAAAAACTGATGCAGTTTCACCCCCTGCCTGTGATTGTGATTTCCTCCCTGGCGGACAAGGGCAGCCGGACGGCCATGGATGCCTTTGCCGCAGGTGCGGTGAATGTGATTTCAAAACCGGGTTCAGCCTATTCTGTCGGCGAAATGAGCACTGACCTGGCCCGGAAAATCAAGGCCGCAGCCCGGGCAAAAATCAAGCCGATTTCCCCGGTGAAACAAGTGGGCTCCCGATGGAACAGGTCGTTGTCAGCCACCTCGTCCAAGCTCATTGCCATTGGAGCCTCCACCGGGGGGACCGAGGCGATTTTAAAGGTGCTCACCCGTTTCCCTGCAACTGCCCCCGGCGTATTGGTGGTTCAGCACATGCCGGCCCAGTTCACGGCCTCCTATGCCAGACGGCTGGACAAATTGTGTAAAATACGGGTCAAAGAGGCCAGGGACGGGGATACGGTATTCAACGGCCAGGCCCTGATCGCCCCGGGCAATTTCCACATGCTGCTCAGACGAAGCGGTTCCCGGTACTACGTGCGGATCAAAGACGGCCCCATGGTTCATCACCAGCGGCCGGCAGTGGATGTTCTTTTTTTATCCGTGGCCCGGTATGCCGGAGCCAATGCCCTGGGCGTCATCCTCACGGGCATGGGATCTGACGGGGCCGCCGGCATGAGCGCCATGAAAGCGGCCGGATCATTCAACATCGCACAGAATGAAAACTCGTCTGTGGTTTACGGCATGCCCAAGGAGGCAATAAAAACAGGGGCGGTTGACCTGAGCCTGGATATTGATGCCATTGCCGGGTCTGTTCTGGATCATATCTAA
- a CDS encoding chemotaxis protein CheX has translation MKNKLMKQVKNSIFEVMETMFFLTLEEFNRSSPLKPDHSPPEMKTAAASFSGNFSGSIFLSIPPSLLNTMTENFMGQDISTLSEAHVDGTLKEALNMIAGNALTRVDNTSYMGLGIPEILSDPGQDNTDASVTLHTLDDILIARVKLNSLGDPNG, from the coding sequence ATGAAGAACAAATTGATGAAACAGGTGAAGAATTCGATTTTTGAGGTCATGGAAACCATGTTTTTTCTGACCCTTGAAGAGTTTAACCGAAGCTCCCCCCTGAAGCCGGATCACAGCCCGCCAGAGATGAAGACGGCTGCCGCCAGCTTTTCCGGTAATTTTTCAGGCAGTATTTTCTTGAGCATTCCCCCCTCCCTTTTAAATACCATGACTGAAAATTTCATGGGCCAGGACATCAGCACCCTGAGTGAGGCCCACGTGGACGGCACCCTGAAAGAAGCCTTGAACATGATTGCGGGCAACGCCCTGACCCGGGTGGACAACACATCCTATATGGGCCTGGGCATTCCTGAAATCCTTTCTGATCCAGGGCAGGACAATACAGATGCCTCTGTCACACTCCACACCCTCGATGATATCCTCATTGCCCGTGTAAAACTCAATAGCCTTGGAGATCCCAACGGTTGA